A window of Mycolicibacterium holsaticum DSM 44478 = JCM 12374 genomic DNA:
ACATCTTCGAAGCGGTGAGCGGGCTGCGGATGAACAGCGCCTACGTTCGTCCCGGCGGGGTGGCCGTGGACCTTCCCGACGACGCGATTCCCCAGATCCGCGATCTGCTCGAGTTGATGCCGAAGCGGCTGAAGGACCTCGAGAACCTGCTCAACGAGAACTACATCTGGAAGGCGCGCACCCAGGGCATCGGCTACCTGGACCTGACCGGGTGTATGGCGCTGGGCATCACCGGCCCCTGCCTGCGCTCGACCGGCCTGCCCCACGACCTGCGGAAGTCCCAACCCTATTGCGGTTACGAGACTTACGATTTCGACGTCATCACCGATGACGGGTGCGACTCCTACGGCCGCTACATCATCAGGGTCAAGGAGATGCACGAGTCGCTCAAGATCGTCGAGCAGTGTCTGGACCGGCTCAAGCCGGGCCCGGTGATGCTGGAAGACAAGAAGTTGGCGTGGCCGGCCGATCTCAAAGTCGGCCCCGACGGCCTTGGCAACTCCCCCGAGCACATCGCGAAGATCATGGGACATTCCATGGAGGGGCTGATCCACCACTTCAAGCTCGTGACGGAAGGGATCCGGGTCCCCGCCGGCCAGGTGTACACCGCAATCGAGTCGCCCCGCGGTGAACTGGGTGTCCACATGGTGTCCGACGGCGGCACCCGCCCCTATCGGGTGCACTACCGCGACCCGTCGTTCAACAACCTGCAGGCC
This region includes:
- the nuoD gene encoding NADH dehydrogenase (quinone) subunit D gives rise to the protein MSASPTPPGQGGVTPSGASGDGPVVIVGGQDWDQVVQAARDAAATHAGERVVVNMGPQHPSTHGVLRLILEIEGETIIQARCGIGYLHTGIEKNLEFRNWTQGVTFVTRMDYLAPFFNETAYCLGVERLLGVTGDIPERASVIRVMMMELNRISSHLVALATGGMELGAMSAMFYGFRERELVLNIFEAVSGLRMNSAYVRPGGVAVDLPDDAIPQIRDLLELMPKRLKDLENLLNENYIWKARTQGIGYLDLTGCMALGITGPCLRSTGLPHDLRKSQPYCGYETYDFDVITDDGCDSYGRYIIRVKEMHESLKIVEQCLDRLKPGPVMLEDKKLAWPADLKVGPDGLGNSPEHIAKIMGHSMEGLIHHFKLVTEGIRVPAGQVYTAIESPRGELGVHMVSDGGTRPYRVHYRDPSFNNLQAVAAMCEGGMVADLITAVASIDPVMGGVDR